From the Paraburkholderia sp. PREW-6R genome, one window contains:
- a CDS encoding NUDIX hydrolase, producing MAEVPNHDAALTETCLESKVIHQGPFLTLKCDTVSLPDGKRATREYVQHPGAVMVIPLFDDGRVLLESQYRYPMGKVMVEYPAGKLDPNENSLACAVRELREETGYTAREYVYLTRIHPIISYSTEFIDIYLARGLTGGERKLDEGEFLELFTATVADVSEWVRTGKITDVKTIIGTFWLEKVLSGAWPMAQPE from the coding sequence ATGGCAGAAGTACCCAATCATGACGCGGCGCTTACCGAGACATGCCTCGAAAGTAAGGTCATCCATCAAGGTCCGTTTCTGACGCTCAAGTGTGACACGGTGAGCTTGCCGGACGGTAAGCGCGCCACGCGCGAGTACGTTCAGCACCCGGGCGCCGTGATGGTCATTCCGTTGTTCGACGACGGCCGCGTGCTGTTGGAAAGCCAGTACCGCTATCCGATGGGCAAGGTGATGGTCGAATATCCGGCGGGCAAGCTCGACCCGAACGAAAATTCCCTCGCTTGCGCAGTCCGTGAATTGAGGGAAGAAACCGGCTACACCGCGCGCGAATATGTTTATCTGACGCGCATCCACCCGATCATTTCCTACTCGACCGAGTTCATTGATATCTATCTGGCGCGTGGTTTGACGGGCGGTGAGCGCAAGCTCGACGAAGGTGAGTTTCTCGAACTGTTCACCGCGACCGTCGCAGACGTGTCCGAATGGGTGCGCACCGGCAAGATTACGGATGTGAAGACGATTATCGGCACGTTCTGGCTGGAGAAAGTCCTGTCGGGCGCGTGGCCGATGGCTCAGCCTGAATGA
- a CDS encoding DNA-binding protein — protein MEYEFTLKYRLAEQDCDLEAIVERLGEAGCDDATVGIGQPGRIALFFTRESASAFDALISALTEVKEAVPSARLVEAGPDFVGLTDVAEVAGVSRQNMRKLMLSHAKDFPAPVHEGSASVWHLSDILDWLNARGGYEIDAGVFDVAKSAKQINLAKGIRELDARLNRQLQFLVA, from the coding sequence ATGGAATATGAGTTCACGCTGAAATATCGGCTTGCAGAACAAGATTGTGATCTGGAGGCTATCGTTGAACGCCTGGGTGAAGCAGGTTGCGACGACGCCACGGTGGGGATTGGGCAGCCCGGGCGTATTGCACTGTTTTTCACGCGCGAAAGCGCGTCGGCATTTGATGCGCTTATCAGCGCACTCACCGAGGTGAAGGAGGCTGTGCCGTCCGCCCGGCTCGTCGAGGCGGGGCCAGATTTTGTTGGACTAACCGACGTAGCAGAGGTGGCTGGCGTCTCAAGACAAAACATGCGCAAGCTCATGTTGAGTCATGCGAAAGACTTTCCCGCTCCGGTCCATGAGGGCAGTGCATCGGTATGGCATCTGTCGGACATTCTCGACTGGTTAAATGCGCGCGGCGGGTATGAGATCGACGCAGGCGTCTTCGACGTCGCGAAGTCAGCCAAGCAGATCAATCTTGCGAAAGGGATTCGCGAACTCGACGCGCGCCTTAATCGCCAACTTCAGTTCCTCGTGGCTTAA
- a CDS encoding DUF1178 family protein, with translation MKVLDLQCAHGHRFEGWFASAEDFESQQSRKLVACPICGANQVSRLPSAPRLNLSGATETKPTAAAEGAQAKLMRALREVLEKTENVGDRFAEEARRIHYNEAPARNIRGVTTPEDARALVEEGIEVMPLPVPAALKEPLQ, from the coding sequence ATGAAGGTCCTCGATTTACAGTGTGCGCATGGCCATCGCTTTGAAGGATGGTTTGCTTCGGCTGAAGACTTTGAGTCGCAGCAGTCCCGCAAGCTCGTTGCATGTCCGATTTGCGGTGCGAATCAAGTAAGCCGTCTCCCGTCAGCGCCTCGTTTGAATTTGTCAGGCGCGACCGAGACGAAACCGACTGCCGCCGCTGAAGGTGCACAAGCGAAGCTTATGCGTGCGCTGCGCGAGGTACTGGAGAAGACGGAGAACGTGGGCGACCGCTTTGCCGAGGAAGCGCGGCGTATTCACTATAACGAAGCGCCCGCTCGCAACATTCGTGGTGTGACCACACCGGAAGATGCGCGCGCCTTGGTCGAAGAAGGCATCGAAGTGATGCCGCTGCCAGTTCCTGCTGCCCTGAAGGAACCGCTGCAATAG